The Janthinobacterium lividum genome has a window encoding:
- a CDS encoding S1/P1 nuclease: MKKLLCVLALGAAFASGNVLAWGNDGHRAVGAIADQLLKGSAAQAHISQLLLPGESLEKIANWPDCVKGTYCGPQTPEMLTYVAANPKHGEYHYTNVPFQNAHYHDHGVGTADDDIVQTLKQAILVLQGKDDAASNPHGFSRREALILITHLVGDIHQPLHVGNAFLGKDGQFFVPPTQAQIDDVAIFNARGGNDLLLDDAKMTALSDAVIPAPLPAEEGAARPASAYPKSPTKPLHSYWDTTVVDYAMRRLSTRTPQQFARTVIASAPVVSANSGDPVSWPYQWADASLAASKIAFTDVVAGPATQQTSRKGDVYNVWTLTVPDNYPVPSSALAKQQLIEGGYHLAAVLQSIWPQ; this comes from the coding sequence ATGAAAAAATTACTCTGCGTGCTGGCGCTGGGCGCCGCTTTTGCTTCCGGTAATGTGCTGGCGTGGGGCAACGACGGCCACCGCGCCGTGGGCGCCATCGCCGATCAATTGCTCAAGGGTAGCGCGGCGCAGGCGCACATCAGCCAATTGCTGTTGCCTGGCGAAAGCCTGGAAAAGATCGCCAATTGGCCCGATTGCGTAAAGGGCACGTATTGCGGCCCGCAAACGCCAGAGATGCTGACGTATGTGGCGGCGAACCCCAAGCATGGCGAATACCATTACACGAACGTGCCTTTCCAGAACGCGCACTACCATGACCATGGCGTGGGCACGGCCGATGACGATATCGTGCAGACGCTCAAGCAGGCGATTCTTGTATTGCAAGGCAAGGATGATGCGGCCAGCAATCCGCACGGCTTCAGCCGGCGCGAGGCCTTGATCCTGATCACGCACCTGGTGGGCGATATCCACCAGCCATTGCATGTGGGCAATGCGTTTCTCGGCAAGGATGGTCAGTTTTTCGTGCCCCCCACGCAGGCGCAGATTGACGACGTCGCCATTTTCAACGCACGCGGCGGCAACGATCTGCTGCTCGACGATGCGAAGATGACGGCGCTGTCGGACGCCGTGATTCCCGCGCCGTTGCCGGCGGAAGAGGGCGCGGCCAGGCCAGCCAGCGCGTATCCGAAGTCGCCCACCAAGCCCCTGCATTCCTACTGGGACACGACCGTGGTCGATTACGCCATGCGCCGCCTGAGTACGCGTACGCCGCAGCAGTTCGCCCGCACCGTGATCGCCAGTGCACCTGTGGTGAGTGCCAATAGCGGCGACCCCGTCAGCTGGCCGTACCAGTGGGCCGATGCCTCGCTGGCGGCGTCAAAGATTGCTTTCACGGACGTGGTGGCCGGCCCCGCCACGCAACAGACCAGCCGCAAGGGCGATGTGTATAACGTGTGGACCTTGACGGTGCCGGACAACTATCCCGTGCCCAGCTCGGCGCTGGCGAAGCAGCAGCTGATCGAGGGCGGCTATCACCTGGCCGCCGTGTTGCAATCGATTTGGCCGCAATAA
- a CDS encoding phospholipase D-like domain-containing protein: MRRLSVSLLVTTLFAGTAHADFTIPGFELVHTSPVETSLTNPDLREPVAVWSELFDSAKKEIVIAQFYAVSKPSTAFEKVLASLTAAGQRGVKIRFLLDQKGVGLSEAATIARIKAIPNLDLRLIDFNKITGNGIVHAKYLAVDGQVAYIGSQNFDWRSFEHIHETGLRITEPAMVSQVQAIFEQDWQAQALTSQGSRATVLNSKVVPANYAQNAFLLASPNAYNPAGVGDSETGLPALLAEAKSEVRIQLLDYAPLSYGPNRTRPYYAAIDNAVRAAAQRGVKIKLMVSAWNTEAPAIAYLKSLALVPNVEIRIVTIPTASTGFIPFARVIHSKTMSIDGKLAWVGTSNWAGGYFDLSRNLEVVLRNEQMAQRIAALHEQTWSSAYAQPIDINKQYPKPAKAAPQGKE, from the coding sequence ATGCGTCGTTTATCTGTTTCCCTGCTCGTCACTACCCTGTTCGCGGGCACGGCCCACGCGGATTTCACCATTCCCGGCTTTGAGCTGGTGCACACTTCGCCCGTGGAAACGAGCTTGACCAATCCCGACCTGCGCGAGCCCGTTGCCGTGTGGAGCGAGTTGTTTGATTCGGCCAAGAAAGAAATCGTCATCGCCCAGTTCTATGCCGTCAGCAAGCCGAGCACGGCTTTTGAAAAAGTGCTGGCCAGTTTGACGGCCGCGGGCCAGCGCGGCGTGAAAATCCGCTTCCTGCTGGACCAGAAGGGCGTGGGTCTGTCGGAGGCGGCGACCATCGCCCGGATCAAGGCGATTCCCAACCTGGACTTGCGCCTCATCGATTTCAATAAAATCACGGGCAACGGCATCGTGCACGCGAAATACCTGGCCGTCGATGGCCAGGTGGCGTACATCGGCAGCCAGAATTTCGACTGGCGCTCGTTCGAGCACATCCATGAGACGGGCTTGAGAATCACCGAGCCCGCCATGGTGAGCCAGGTGCAAGCCATCTTTGAGCAGGATTGGCAAGCCCAGGCATTGACGTCGCAAGGCAGCCGTGCCACGGTGCTCAACAGCAAGGTGGTGCCGGCCAACTATGCGCAAAACGCGTTTTTGCTTGCCAGCCCGAATGCGTACAACCCGGCCGGCGTGGGCGACTCGGAAACGGGCTTGCCCGCCTTGCTGGCGGAAGCGAAAAGCGAAGTGCGCATCCAGCTGCTCGATTACGCGCCCTTGTCCTACGGCCCGAACCGCACGCGCCCGTACTACGCCGCGATCGACAACGCCGTGCGCGCAGCGGCTCAGCGTGGCGTCAAGATCAAGCTGATGGTATCCGCCTGGAACACGGAAGCGCCTGCCATTGCCTACCTGAAAAGCCTGGCCCTGGTGCCGAACGTGGAAATCCGCATCGTGACGATTCCCACGGCGTCGACGGGTTTCATTCCCTTCGCGCGCGTGATCCACAGCAAGACCATGAGCATTGACGGCAAGCTGGCGTGGGTCGGCACGAGCAACTGGGCGGGCGGCTATTTCGACCTGTCGCGCAACCTGGAAGTAGTGCTGCGCAACGAGCAGATGGCACAGCGTATTGCCGCGCTGCATGAGCAGACGTGGAGTTCGGCGTATGCGCAGCCTATCGACATCAACAAGCAGTATCCGAAACCGGCCAAGGCCGCGCCGCAAGGCAAGGAGTAA
- a CDS encoding bifunctional metallophosphatase/5'-nucleotidase — protein sequence MAHFLRTPVATAALILILSGCSNFASVPQAAPSGPIEVNLVALNDFHGNLDRSKFTYTSVADAERKTVQAGGIDTLSGALTAWRREDAQLIFVGNGDLVGASPAMSALWADEPSIVAMNMLGMKASSVGNHEFDQGKAELLRQQRGGCDSARADKACKFTPDFKGASYTYMAANVIDTQTGKSLLPAYRIEEAHGVKVGLIGAVLKDTPSVVTAAGIAGLQFGDEADAINATLPQLRAQGVGVFVVLLHQGGETKEAVDQPDCSHLKGEVVDVVKRLDPAIGLVISGHSHQGYLCRVDGRLVTQAQMGGHMLTRIKLKVDPVKNAVVDASAQNVVMLPGMYEPDPAVAAYLESVKQRSAAELSRPIAIIAVPNVGRSTKGGGASPLGDLVADSTLFGARAAGAQIGLMNNGGIRKDLEADADLMTNVGQNQAVVPFGNTLIVVSLSGAQIRTLLEQQWPGEEAGEGNLLQVSEGFSYRWDSTRPQGQRVLPGSIMLNGVAIDDGQQYRIAANSFLAGGGDRFTVLAAGTRRLDTGVRDIDAFSNYLIARARRGKPAGSATAAGRIVRVK from the coding sequence ATGGCTCACTTCCTACGCACTCCGGTCGCTACTGCGGCCCTGATCCTCATCCTGTCCGGTTGCAGCAATTTTGCTTCCGTGCCGCAGGCTGCACCGAGCGGCCCGATTGAAGTGAACCTGGTCGCCTTGAACGATTTTCACGGCAATCTCGACCGCAGCAAATTTACCTACACGAGCGTCGCCGATGCCGAGCGCAAGACGGTACAGGCCGGCGGCATCGATACTTTGTCCGGAGCCCTGACGGCGTGGCGGCGCGAAGACGCGCAGCTGATTTTTGTCGGCAATGGCGACCTGGTCGGTGCCAGCCCCGCCATGTCGGCGCTGTGGGCGGACGAACCGAGCATCGTCGCCATGAACATGCTGGGCATGAAGGCCAGTTCGGTCGGCAACCATGAATTTGACCAGGGCAAGGCGGAATTGTTGCGCCAGCAGCGCGGCGGCTGCGACTCCGCGCGCGCGGACAAGGCGTGCAAGTTTACGCCGGACTTCAAAGGCGCCAGCTACACCTATATGGCGGCCAATGTCATCGATACGCAAACGGGCAAGTCCTTGTTGCCAGCCTACCGCATCGAAGAGGCGCATGGCGTCAAGGTGGGCCTGATCGGCGCCGTGCTGAAAGATACGCCGTCCGTGGTGACGGCTGCCGGCATTGCCGGCCTGCAGTTCGGCGATGAGGCTGACGCCATCAACGCCACCTTGCCGCAGTTGCGCGCGCAAGGCGTGGGCGTGTTCGTTGTGCTGCTGCACCAGGGCGGCGAGACGAAGGAAGCCGTCGACCAGCCCGATTGCAGCCATTTGAAGGGCGAAGTGGTCGACGTGGTGAAACGCCTCGACCCGGCCATCGGGCTGGTCATCAGCGGCCATTCCCACCAAGGCTATCTGTGCCGTGTCGATGGCCGCCTCGTGACGCAGGCACAGATGGGCGGACACATGTTGACGCGCATCAAGCTCAAGGTCGATCCTGTCAAGAATGCCGTCGTCGATGCCAGTGCGCAAAACGTCGTCATGCTGCCAGGCATGTATGAGCCGGACCCGGCCGTGGCAGCCTATCTGGAATCGGTCAAGCAACGTAGTGCGGCGGAATTGTCGCGTCCCATAGCCATCATCGCCGTGCCGAACGTGGGCCGCAGCACCAAGGGAGGCGGCGCTTCCCCGCTGGGCGATCTGGTAGCCGACAGCACCCTGTTTGGCGCGCGCGCTGCCGGTGCGCAAATTGGCCTGATGAACAATGGCGGCATCCGCAAGGACCTGGAAGCAGATGCCGACCTGATGACGAACGTGGGCCAGAACCAGGCAGTTGTACCGTTCGGCAATACACTGATCGTCGTGAGTCTTTCCGGTGCGCAAATTCGTACCTTGCTCGAGCAGCAATGGCCGGGCGAAGAGGCCGGCGAGGGCAATCTGCTGCAAGTGTCCGAAGGTTTTAGCTATCGCTGGGACAGCACGCGGCCGCAGGGCCAGCGCGTGCTGCCGGGCAGTATCATGCTGAATGGCGTCGCCATTGATGACGGCCAACAATACCGTATCGCCGCCAACAGTTTCCTCGCCGGTGGCGGAGACCGCTTTACCGTGCTGGCAGCCGGCACGCGCCGCCTGGACACGGGCGTGCGCGACATCGACGCTTTCAGCAATTACCTGATAGCCCGCGCGCGCCGCGGCAAGCCGGCTGGCAGCGCCACGGCGGCAGGGCGCATCGTGCGCGTCAAATAA
- a CDS encoding TonB-dependent receptor, with the protein MINHKRLRLTQIALSLSIALAAAPSFAQNTTSSIGGRISATDGKPAAGAQVSIVHVESGSASNVTTDAEGRYVARGLRAGGPYTITITKNGVVEKREGVYIALAETANVDATLGADMQVVKVSTNAVRNQVFNRNNMGAGTNIGPTELATQASISRSLQDYARADPRLSQTDKERGEISVAGQNSRYNSMTIDGVAVNDTFGLEASGTATGKQPISIEAIQSVQVNVANYDVTQKGYTGANVNAVTKSGTNKVKGSVYYAFRNDTMSGDRYNSTDDTYYAPPKSKDTTKGITLGGPLIEDKLFLFANYEKTTSSRGAPAFGPVGSAQTNVAITQGAIDSAIAIAKDKYGIDAGTSAVPAGSEFTATEKLLKLDWNLSDTQRMMLRYTKTEQSEPIYTGFSGTGLSLSSYWYDQNKSLETLVGQWTAEWTPTFSTEVKVSSRDYDSVPRNNAYLPAIGLQFSGALPAGAPSSLATGNRFLNFGTELSRQRNILGTKTKDFYAAGTWSLGDHEVKFGTDYSKNDIYNAFLQNVNGNYTFGCINSSATVGYSFGAINCGTATAAQLQAAVLENFSRGRPSSYTYQVPQAGRTLDDAVAMFSLKNIGLFLQDTWEVNKQLTLTAGLRIDGTRIGEKPIYNARAAQATVARTTPNGRQTGGFGIDNSHTIDGENLYQPRFGFNYKLESARPTQIRGGFGLFQGAAMSVWLGNPYQNTGMATQNITCASSAGTCPTTDGFFNPDPTKQPMSVPAVIPAMKVDALSPNLAQPSVWKANLAIEHELPWMGLIVSAEYLRFQTKSAIYYEELNMGAPTATGSDGRPMYYGPNAYNSACWNANGALIGGANCSALTKAGSNASFGQVLMAKNTDKGESNVLTLSVRSPTRDGLSWGSSYTYTDGTEVSPLTSSTSSSNWGGRAVFNPERKRGVQLELSGQGSLYRQRQLAKTFLRRIQDHLRSVL; encoded by the coding sequence ATGATCAATCACAAGCGACTTCGGCTAACGCAAATCGCGTTGAGCCTGTCTATTGCACTGGCGGCGGCACCATCGTTCGCACAGAACACTACGTCTTCCATTGGCGGCCGTATCTCGGCCACCGACGGCAAGCCGGCAGCTGGCGCGCAAGTCAGTATCGTTCACGTTGAGTCCGGTTCGGCCAGCAACGTGACCACCGATGCAGAAGGCCGTTATGTTGCGCGCGGCCTGCGTGCGGGCGGTCCTTACACCATCACCATTACCAAAAATGGCGTGGTTGAAAAACGCGAAGGCGTGTATATCGCCCTGGCCGAAACGGCCAACGTCGACGCCACGCTGGGCGCTGACATGCAAGTGGTGAAAGTCAGCACCAATGCTGTTCGCAATCAGGTTTTCAACCGGAACAACATGGGCGCCGGCACCAATATCGGCCCGACTGAACTGGCTACCCAGGCGTCGATCTCGCGCAGCCTGCAAGACTATGCCCGCGCCGACCCACGCCTGTCGCAAACCGACAAAGAGCGCGGTGAAATCTCCGTTGCCGGTCAAAACTCGCGCTACAACTCGATGACGATTGACGGCGTGGCCGTGAACGACACGTTCGGCCTGGAAGCGTCCGGTACCGCGACCGGTAAGCAGCCAATTTCGATCGAAGCGATCCAGTCGGTGCAGGTTAACGTTGCCAACTATGACGTCACCCAAAAAGGCTACACCGGCGCGAACGTCAACGCGGTGACCAAATCGGGCACCAATAAGGTCAAGGGCAGTGTCTACTACGCTTTCCGTAACGACACCATGTCGGGTGACCGTTACAACAGCACCGACGACACTTACTACGCACCGCCAAAATCGAAAGACACCACCAAGGGTATTACCTTGGGCGGCCCGCTGATCGAAGACAAGCTGTTCCTGTTTGCTAACTACGAAAAAACCACCAGCTCGCGCGGCGCGCCAGCATTCGGTCCTGTCGGCAGCGCACAGACCAACGTTGCTATTACCCAAGGCGCCATCGATAGCGCGATTGCTATTGCCAAGGACAAATACGGTATCGATGCCGGTACTTCGGCAGTTCCTGCGGGTTCCGAATTCACTGCGACGGAAAAGCTGCTCAAGCTTGACTGGAACTTGAGCGACACCCAGCGCATGATGCTGCGCTACACCAAGACCGAACAGTCCGAGCCGATTTACACCGGCTTTTCCGGCACTGGCCTGTCGCTGAGCTCGTACTGGTATGACCAGAACAAGAGCCTGGAAACCCTGGTTGGTCAATGGACCGCCGAGTGGACCCCGACCTTCTCGACCGAAGTCAAAGTGTCGTCGCGCGACTACGACAGCGTACCGCGCAACAACGCTTATCTGCCGGCAATCGGCCTGCAGTTCAGCGGCGCGTTGCCAGCTGGCGCACCTTCGAGCCTGGCTACCGGCAACCGCTTCCTGAACTTTGGCACCGAACTGAGCCGTCAGCGTAACATTCTCGGTACCAAAACCAAGGATTTCTACGCAGCCGGTACCTGGTCGCTGGGCGACCATGAAGTCAAATTCGGCACCGACTACAGCAAGAACGACATCTACAATGCGTTCCTGCAAAACGTCAACGGTAACTACACCTTCGGCTGTATTAACAGCAGCGCCACGGTTGGCTATTCGTTCGGCGCCATCAACTGCGGTACTGCCACGGCAGCGCAATTGCAGGCAGCCGTGCTGGAAAACTTCAGCCGTGGCCGTCCTAGCTCGTACACCTATCAGGTGCCACAAGCAGGCCGTACGCTGGACGATGCCGTGGCGATGTTCTCGCTGAAAAACATCGGCCTGTTCCTGCAAGATACCTGGGAAGTCAACAAGCAGCTGACGTTGACTGCCGGCCTGCGCATCGACGGCACCCGCATCGGCGAAAAGCCGATCTACAATGCGCGTGCAGCACAGGCAACTGTCGCTCGTACCACGCCTAACGGTCGTCAGACCGGCGGTTTCGGTATCGATAACTCGCATACCATCGACGGCGAAAACCTGTATCAGCCACGTTTTGGCTTCAACTACAAGCTGGAATCGGCGCGTCCGACGCAAATTCGCGGCGGCTTCGGCTTGTTCCAGGGTGCGGCGATGAGCGTCTGGCTGGGCAATCCATACCAAAACACCGGTATGGCAACCCAGAACATTACCTGTGCCTCGTCGGCCGGCACTTGTCCGACGACCGATGGCTTCTTCAATCCCGATCCAACCAAGCAGCCAATGAGCGTGCCAGCGGTTATCCCGGCAATGAAGGTCGATGCCCTGAGCCCGAACCTGGCGCAACCATCGGTATGGAAAGCCAACCTGGCCATCGAACATGAGCTGCCATGGATGGGCCTGATTGTCAGCGCGGAATACCTGCGTTTCCAGACCAAGAGCGCGATTTACTACGAAGAGCTGAACATGGGTGCGCCAACGGCAACCGGTAGCGATGGCCGTCCAATGTACTATGGTCCTAACGCTTACAATTCGGCTTGCTGGAATGCAAATGGCGCCCTGATCGGCGGCGCCAATTGCAGCGCCTTGACCAAGGCTGGCAGCAACGCCTCCTTCGGCCAGGTGCTGATGGCTAAAAATACCGACAAGGGCGAGTCGAACGTGCTGACCCTGTCGGTGCGCAGCCCGACTCGTGATGGCCTGTCGTGGGGCTCGTCGTACACCTACACCGATGGCACTGAAGTTTCGCCGCTGACGTCGTCGACCTCGAGCTCGAACTGGGGCGGTCGTGCCGTGTTCAATCCGGAACGAAAACGTGGCGTCCAACTCGAACTATCTGGTCAAGGATCGCTTTACCGCCAACGTCAACTGGCAAAAACGTTTCTTCGGCGAATACAAGACCACCTTCGGTCTGTTCTATGA